Proteins co-encoded in one Nicotiana sylvestris chromosome 7, ASM39365v2, whole genome shotgun sequence genomic window:
- the LOC104212338 gene encoding protein DETOXIFICATION 53, whose translation MCTAMNESREESDDIISITSDEMAAAAATIEQMVKQREEFVRRSYSSSHTSALQFFRRVPMNEVSGELLLLGKIACPVALTTLLLFSKNIISMLFLGHMGKTELAGGSLAIGFANVTGFSVMKGLCMGMEPICSQAYGAKRWSVLTQTYIKMSLLLLAVTIPITFLWLNVEPVFLRLGQDRVITKVAKGYLIFSIPELLASAHLNPLRAFLRTQCINTPATLVATCSTVLHLPITYLLVTYLNLNVKGIALASVLYSLNMNIGLLLYLLRSKVAIKPWAGATFISTFNGWRPLLSLALPSLFSVCLEWWWYEIVLFLSGLLNNPDSCVAAMGILIQTTGTIYVFPFSLSLSISQRVGHELGAGNPDRAKLAGLIGIFVALAFGFTAFGVSIGVKSVWGKLYTNEPEILALISAVLPILGLAEIGNAPQTAACGVLTGSARPTMGVRINLAAFYLVGLPCACVFAFKLKIGFRGLWLGLVAAQFACVCMMVYTLMQTDWKLQARRAEELTKAASDKDDDSGSNLVP comes from the exons ATGTGCACAGCAATGAACGAATCTCGAGAAGAAAGTGATGATATTATCAGTATAACAAGTGATGAAATGGCTGCAGCCGCTGCCACCATTGAGCAGATGGTAAAACAAAGAGAAGAATTTGTTCGGCGGTCATATTCCTCCTCCCATACTAGTGCTCTTCAATTTTTCAGACGAGTTCCGATGAATGAG GTGAGTGGAGAACTACTGTTGCTTGGGAAAATTGCATGTCCAGTGGCCTTAACAACATTGCTGTTGTTTTCAAAGAATATTATATCTATGCTTTTCTTGGGGCATATGGGCAAAACAGAGCTAGCTGGAGGTTCACTAGCAATTGGGTTTGCAAATGTAACGGGATTTTCTGTAATGAAAGGGCTTTGTATGGGCATGGAGCCCATTTGTTCCCAGGCTTATGGTGCCAAAAGATGGTCAGTTCTGACCCAAACATACATCAAAATGTCTTTACTCCTCTTAGCTGTGACAATTCCAATCACATTTCTGTGGTTAAATGTTGAACCTGTCTTCCTTCGCCTAGGCCAAGATCGAGTCATTACAAAAGTCGCCAAAGGTTACTTAATTTTCTCTATACCTGAGTTACTTGCTAGCGCGCACTTGAATCCTTTGAGAGCATTTTTAAGGACACAGTGCATAAATACACCTGCTACTTTAGTAGCTACATGCTCAACGGTTTTGCACCTTCCGATTACCTATCTTCTTGTAACGTATTTGAATTTGAACGTGAAAGGTATTGCGTTGGCTTCTGTTTTATACTCACTGAACATGAACATTGGCTTGttactttatttgcttcggtCCAAAGTTGCAATTAAACCATGGGCTGGTGCTACATTTATCTCAACTTTCAATGGATGGCGTCCGTTGTTGAGTTTGGCTTTGCCTAGCCTATTTTCCGTCTGCCTGGAATGGTGGTGGTACGAAATTGTTCTTTTCTTGAGTGGCTTATTGAATAATCCTGATTCTTGCGTAGCTGCTATGGGAATATTGATACAAACAACAGGGACAATTTATGTGTTCCCATTTTCACTAAGCTTGAGTATATCACAACGTGTTGGTCATGAATTAGGGGCTGGTAACCCTGACCGTGCTAAATTAGCAGGACTCATTGGTATCTTCGTGGCACTGGCTTTTGGGTTCACAGCGTTTGGTGTAAGCATCGGGGTGAAATCAGTATGGGGGAAATTGTACACGAACGAGCCAGAAATACTTGCGTTAATTTCAGCAGTGCTTCCAATCCTGGGATTAGCTGAAATCGGAAACGCTCCTCAAACAGCAGCATGTGGTGTGCTAACTGGCTCTGCAAGACCAACAATGGGTGTAAGAATAAACTTAGCAGCATTTTACCTAGTTGGATTACCATGTGCTTGTGTATTTGCTTTTAAACTCAAGATTGGCTTTAGGGGATTATGGTTAGGTCTTGTGGCAGCTCAATTTGCTTGTGTATGTATGATGGTGTATACATTAATGCAAACAGATTGGAAACTTCAGGCAAGAAGAGCAGAGGAACTGACCAAGGCAGCTTCAGACAAGGATGATGATTCTGGATCCAACCTAGTACCTTAA